Part of the Choristoneura fumiferana unplaced genomic scaffold, NRCan_CFum_1 Sck3bRy_121;HRSCAF=307_pilon, whole genome shotgun sequence genome, tcaatactgtggagtcaaagttatcgatactatcaaaaattcgatatatcgttgcaACCCTACCTGTCAAAGGACGCCGCGTGCGAAGTACAGCCATAAATCGCACGCGGCATCCTTTGACAGAGGCGGCGCGTGTCAAAGCGGCGGCGCGATACAAACACCAGCCATTTGCCGCTCGGCACGGCTGCCAAATTAGGGGTTTTCCCCTCAAATTTAGGGGGTAAATAACTGGGATggggtatttttaaggattgttgggaagttttgctttttatatttattttgtatttcttatatttcacattatttcttgataaaaaaaataaaaatacaaaattattgggcCTGGGGTAACCCGATCTAGCCAGTCAAATTTGATGACTCAGCATGACCCAGCAGGatcgtgaggtagacgactattgttccatacctgctggctcgtgctgagtcaccgacttcgagctttcaagggttttgcggtcggttccattttttgttattttttttggggtcggttttactttcttcttaaaaaaaatatttttatacgtattaacctgttgaacctaataagattttgcattacctgcagCAACGCATGCTAAAATGTGGTATAgtagttaggttatattaacatatatatgttttatccaAGATAGCTTCCATCGAAAATAGCCTAGTGTGTATTTCTTTTCAGTCGGTtccatatgggtatcaaatgaaagggctcgaaaaatagaatcttcacacgaaaaaaatcaaatccaatGTCGCTGCCATCACAAAAGCAAATGTAATCGTCTGGACCATagttcaaaaacggaacccgtatagtttcgccatgtctgtctgtctgtccgtccgtccgcggctttgctcagggactataaatgctagaaagctgtaattttgcacggatatataatgaaaactatcccgacaaaatgatacttgtacaatgaaaaatttaaaaaaaaaaaacattttttggtacctcccatagacgtaaagtagagattttttgtatgtaagtaagccggtgggtggaaaattaaaaaaaaatctggatggtaagtatatcaaacttacaatcctgcctgatgtcattatacgacatgttgctgtgtgtgtaatcattcacttcaattcttgtggcactacctatactaacatgttttagggggatttccaattaattatagcatTTTAGGGgttttaacttaagttttagggataaatatttttgagagttggtaactctgcgctcggcccgcgcgctgtttgtgacgacgggcgacgggcgcgggcccgcgcacgacccgcgcccgcgcccgcgttctgtgtgaaggcttccatataccgcatgcaaatacgcccgtcgcgggcccgcgcacgacccgcgcgccgctctctgtgtgtgttgccctttagtcTTTAGCATTCTAACGATTGCAAGGGTCTTGTTAAAGCACATTTGGTTAGTAGCTACCTACTTATGTCAAAATTTGCGATATATTTAGAGTGATAATTGATCAATTATGTTTCATTTTAATCATGTTTTATTATCAGGGATGCGTTACGAGTCTGCCTGCACCTGGTAGAGAAGTCACTGCAGAGGATAGTCAGAGGGCAGAAAAATGCAATGTACACGACGCAAAAGAGTATTGAGAATAAAGCCGGAACTGCCACTGGCTGGAGGGAACTTCTAATGAGCGTCGgatttaggtattttttcagtataagtatttttaattgtgcCTAATATGCCTCATTTTGTATTAACTAATGCCACATTCTcaaatagttaaaatattaagtacttaaattattttagatTTGAACCGGCAGCAAACGGAATACCATCAAGTGTTTCTTCCCTCAAAGCGACCCCGAAGAAAGATTAACTCAATGCTCTGCCAGTCTTCAGGCTTTATTAGGTTTGTACTGACTAATGTTTCTTCCACTTGTTTATTAGATGAACTAGTGTTAAACAGTTTGTTGTCTCCAGGGTTATCTCCAACGACATTGCAAGCGCTGTCGAAACTCATCTCTAATGGTGACGTAGCTGATGACATCATTGGTGTCGTCCGTTCCGTGATATCACAGTTCTCAGCAAAGAATTCCGAAACTGATACGATCGAAGTAGCTGTCAATGTCAGACTATGGCGAGTGAATGGTTGCCATGAGCTGCTGGCATCATTGGGCTTTGATTTAGCAGAAGTTGGACAAGACGAGGTGACGCTACGTACTGGAAAAGCAGCCAACAGACGTCATATACAGTTCGTGCTGCAAGCGTTACTTGCTCTTTTTGGTAAGTTAATAACATTTCTTACATAATAATGTACGACCAGGAAAGGCCTATGTAAGATGCTCAGAGATTTATTAATGCAGCTTTTTCAACAGATACCCAAGAGGCTCCGAGGAGTTTAAGCTTGGAATCCAGTTCGAGCGTAGAATCTTTGGCGTCCATAGACGACGGAGATCTGGAACCGCACTCAGATGGAGAACCACCTCCAAGGCAACACCGCCGTAAgtcgtttttattaaaattatatcgtgATGTTATGTATGAACTGAGGAATTGTTTTGACGATGTATCTTATCCACAGAGGAAAGCGTTTCATCGGTACCACCACCTCCATTGCCGCTAGGATCCTGTGGAGGAGCTTTTACCATGTACGTACGTGGTACCTCGTCGTCTACTGAGGTGGGTCGCGGAGAGCCAGATGGGAGAACCGCCCCGCCACCTGCGCCTCCTCCACCTAGGTATAGGGGGGAGAGTGACGCAGCCTTCACTCCCTCCCCGCCTGCAGCCCCGCAACCAGCCCCATCAGCGCCACAGAGAGATGTCTCCTTAGCACTAGCTCATCAGACCAAAATAAGGACACTATACACTAGGCGACCACCGTCCACTGATGATTCAGATTGGGAGAGCTCAGGCCACGACACCGTACTAAGAAGACGACCTGATCACTCACATGCCAGATATCTCGATGCTTTCTATGATTTAGCTGCGGCGCAGCCCAGAAGAACAGCTGAAGACGACAAAACAGAGCAAGTGAGGGAACTAAACCAGCCTTCCTCATCTAAAAGGGTGCCACGACCCAAAATGGGAACTAGTAGTCGAGACTCTATGGCTCAGGTCCGACATATGAGCGGCGAAATGACGCCCACTATATCTGAGGTGTATCATGAAAGGAATATAGGGTTAGGCCTTGCTCCACCTTTAGCAGAGCTATTACTCGCTGAAGATTCGAAAACTGAAATGAGAGCTGCAAGCTCCAGCGAGAATCTTCTACTGCAGAACTTGGAAAAGTTGGGACTTTTAGGAAATGCCAGTGAAAACGAAGAAAGATGGTGTAACAGCAATACTTCAAGGCCGTGGTTATCAGCGTTGCCTCTAGAAACTGACGTACAAGGATCAGATTTGACTACAGCTGAAATTATCGAGCGACAGACGAAATTCAAAAAAGATGTGGAGCCGAAAAGGAAAGAGGAAAACGCGTATGAGCTGAAGCCAAAAGAGGAGGTCGCGGGGCCAAGCGCGCTAGAAAAGAGATCGGTATCCCCTTTTTCTGAGATGTCGAGAAGAGATGAAGGGGATGGAAGGAGTATAGCGGATTCGCACTCTTCTTACAAGGCTTTGGTGTTGAGTCCTCGAGCGCCGTATTTGCCCGAGGAAGGAGAGGCAGGCACAGCCCCCCCAGATGTTGAAGGGGGGAAAACCCACCCGCGCCCGCGTAGGCCTCCTGTACCGCGCACCAGACCAGCGTACACTACACTCGATTTCCCACCgaaataattcaaattaaatctgtatattttaatgtatgtattatgAACACTAGCTTACGTTGTGAAAATTTAATGgtataagttaattaagttAAGTATAAATTTTGCTTTGTAAAATAATCGATGCACATGCAATATAACTTCGTTTTTATTTGAGTTTGAACaaatacctattgttttttttttgttgataagACGTCTTAATTATTCAATACATTAGGAAATTATATGATCTTTTTAATATTACTCACTTagcgtttaatatttatttcaatactatTATAGTTCACTTTGATAGTAATGTTGCTATTATTACTACTTACTCAGAAACAAAACTTGCCATtgtgtattataataaaaacataagtgtcacaattaaattaaaaaaatgctataaattataattggattttttcttatttcttaGACCTTTTTAAAATTGTGAAGTAGTGCGTTCTTGTTTTGATTTCATGTTTTTCTTCTCATTAAAGCCCAACGCACACAGAGGACGggtgcgggtcgtgcgcgggcccgcgaagGGCGTTTTACGGTTTTACATGGCGGTATGTGGACGCACGGATCGACTCGCGCCCGACCCGCGCCTTCCGTCGGTGTGATGGCGTCAAGATGACGTCCATAAGCTGTCATGTAAACACGCCCGTCGCGGGGCCGCGCACAACCCGCACCCGTCctctgtgtgtgttgggcttaaaattaaataaattacaaagcaATTGATACGTGACTACGAGTACTATATCTGATTGACTTTTCAAATAATTGTGTGGTCTAAGTTCCGTTTCCGTTTCCGTTTTGTATATTAATTTCCTACGTTGTAATCAAAATGCCAGTCAAAAGTAACACATTGCCTTCTTACTTGACCAAGAAACAATAAACACACAAATCGGACTCGTTTACCAAGGATTCCGTACAAATCAGTTGGCATTACAAAGTATACGTTATTGGCCGTATCTTTAAAAATCCATTTGGAATATTACTCTCCGAttgttataatgtattttttattatttctcgtATAAATATTCACACTTTAACTAGAAGCGGATCTAGCGCTACCAAAACATTTTCCTCTATCACAGATCCGTATCCTTTTGTTATTTACAAATTTCCGTTCCGTTAAGTGCTGTCATATATTAGAAACTAGTGTCAAATTCAGCAGGATTTAAAACCTTAATAACTTACAATAGAACTTGTAATTAATAATGGTCGACGTGGACGTGGACGCGAGATAAAAACAGTATATTAGTTCATTTTCATTACACTATTAAGAAACTGCTTATCTAGATCTGTCAAAACAAGGATTTTGAATcggaatcttttttttatgttttacattctggttttgttccgcgtaccttgattttagagaagctcgatatttcggcacagttgcatgcgccatgatcacgagacgattatcataaaattagtaacgaccgcgatagtctaaaacagaATCTTTTTTGTGTATAAAAGTTTGATCTGTACTATTCGACTTATAAGGTAAATGTACCAGTGCTCGATACTTATTTCTATAAAGTACTGTGTTACTTCACTGCTAATGACGTAAAATTCAAGAtggcaactattgggacagtgacgagcactcgtacgtttaccttgtacaaaggcgaaggCAAAGATATGAGGTATAAAAAATGATGGTGAACGCGATTGCAAGCGTCCCCGCGTTAGACTTGAGCCATTGTATTTACCTACCAAAGATCAGTCGTAAAAGGCTCgtttttaaaagcatttttgtAATCAGAATAACATGTCAACAAAGTAGTATTATAAATATAGGGACACCCCTAGGATTGATCAAAAGAAACGGCTGCTCTACTGGACCGAGAGCCCGCGACGTTCAGACcttcgttattttataaaagctgAAACTTTgaaatatatgttccttaaaaTCCTAATACATGTTAGTACGATCCCAAACTATGTTTGGATAATACCTTGGCTAGGAAAGTTGTATAAAATTGCACCTCAAATTCGTTTAAGTATAAAAcacaattttaatatattttatttcgaatGATAATAGAAATCACTACTTAGCTTAGTTATTTAGTTAGCTAGTACTGAGAGTACGTAGCCGGAGGTAATGTGTTAGAGATCCACCGCTAAAGCTGCATAAATTAGCTTAGGCTTTAACGGCGTCTACCGgcgtcataatcatcatcatccgccggaggacgtccactgttgaactaAGGCCATTTATAACGCGACAACGCACATCAACTTGCCACCTGCGCCCATCggttacccgcaactctcacgatgtcgtcagtctacctAGTAGGAGACCAGCCAACTTTACATCTTCGGGTTCGTGGTTGGCACTCGAGAACTCTCTCTCCAAACGGTAACCTGTTCGTAGAGCATCGTGGCTTGTCCATTTCCACTTCAacttacttacatatttttctaGATATGTCCGACTCACGGCTGCACATCTACTTGAATAGAACAGTTAGGCGTCAGATGCTAACAAGCATAGAAAAGGCTATGTGACATTTTTCTTCGTATTTTTTTGCGTTACGGTCATCAAAAAAGTCATCTCCGTTATTAAAACTAAACCGTTATTAAACCGTCTCTTACgctatgtatatttaaatagaaGAAATCAGTAATATATGccaagaaaataatatttcattattaattaaatgaagttATTGACACCGCTATAAAGGGGCTTAAATATCGTTATTAGAAAGAGTTTCAAGACTAAGTAGCTAGACTTACATTTGCCT contains:
- the LOC141444985 gene encoding LOW QUALITY PROTEIN: uncharacterized protein (The sequence of the model RefSeq protein was modified relative to this genomic sequence to represent the inferred CDS: inserted 1 base in 1 codon; deleted 2 bases in 1 codon), which produces MEQSVSPFCSILQYADDLVLYTGSQSTDAASSKLNEALSYLKVWLDDHGLSLSPSKSSIVTFTRSAMKSSPKNAMQVECLDPPLSLRRQYLADRFIFKAYTEITPSNEELPPTSEFMLTASEIMNMKITARLVVISCAPSSAALQGTSSEANDVASAGEGVSRLCRALLAAGAQAILLTLWPAPQDTATKILYRALYSALLQGSRIAKALGDAMQTVRHTKLFAHPAHWAGQVLLGANVRLSNKVALMGQALCELLAEPDKCRDALRVCLHLVEKSLQRIVRGQKNAMYTTQKSIENKAGTATGWRELLMSVGFRFEPAANGIPSSXFFPQSDPEERLTQCSASLQALLGLSPTTLQALSKLISNGDVADDIIGVVRSVISQFSAKNSETDTIEVAVNVRLWRVNGCHELLASLGFDLAEVGQDEVTLRTGKAANRRHIQFVLQALLALFDTQEAPRSLSLESSSSVESLASIDDGDLEPHSDGEPPPRQHRQESVSSVPPPPLPLGSCGGAFTMYVRGTSSSTEVGRGEPDGRTAPPPAPPPPRYRGESDAAFTPSPPAAPQPAPSAPQRDVSLALAHQTKIRTLYTRRPPSTDDSDWESSGHDTVLRRRPDHSHARYLDAFYDLAAAQPRRTAEDDKTEQVRELNQPSSSKRVPRPKMGTSSRDSMAQVRHMSGEMTPTISEVYHERNIGLGLAPPLAELLLAEDSKTEMRAASSSENLLLQNLEKLGLLGNASENEERWCNSNTSRPWLSALPLETDVQGSDLTTAEIIERQTKFKKDVEPKRKEENAYELKPKEEVAGPSALEKRSVSPFSEMSRRDEGDGRSIADSHSSYKALVLSPRAPYLPEEGEAGTAPPDVEGGKTHPRPRRPPVPRTRPAYTTLDFPPK